A region from the Gemmatimonadota bacterium genome encodes:
- a CDS encoding phosphomannomutase/phosphoglucomutase codes for MTVSPGIFRQYDIRGIVDQDLTVEAAEAIGRAYAVHLRRSGRMGAVAVGRDNRPSGPMLRDALVRGLTESGVDVVDIGVVPTPLLYWSLHHVGVDGGIQITGSHNPPEYNGFKISVGRESLHGDGITGLLRIHHAGERLHGAGTVRHEEVIDRYVDDVVARIGPLSRRLKVVFDAGNGAGSLVAEKLFSRLGVDGTYIFCESDGTFPNHHPDPTVVENLHDIIAEVAKQGADLGIAFDGDADRIGVVDRHGGIVWGDHILIIYARDVLARTGTGQSIIFDVKCSQALPDAITAAGGVPVMWKTGHSLIKDKMKEAHAPIAGEMSGHMFFGEGFYGHDDALYGGARLLRIVADAGQQVDELLADVPKFVSTPEIRVDCPEERKFALVAEAAAHFRSRYDVIDVDGVRVLFGDGWGLIRASNTQPVLVTRYEALTEPRLTAIRNEMEGWLRAQGVTP; via the coding sequence ATGACCGTCTCTCCCGGCATCTTCAGGCAGTACGACATCCGAGGCATCGTTGACCAGGACCTGACCGTCGAGGCGGCCGAAGCCATTGGCCGCGCCTACGCGGTCCACCTGCGACGCTCCGGGCGCATGGGTGCTGTGGCGGTCGGGCGCGACAATCGCCCAAGCGGTCCGATGCTGCGCGACGCCCTCGTTCGGGGACTCACCGAGAGCGGCGTGGACGTCGTCGACATCGGCGTCGTACCCACCCCGCTCCTCTACTGGAGCCTGCATCACGTCGGCGTCGATGGCGGCATCCAGATCACGGGCTCCCACAACCCGCCCGAATACAATGGGTTCAAGATCTCGGTTGGCCGTGAGTCACTGCACGGCGATGGGATCACCGGGCTGCTGCGCATCCACCACGCGGGTGAGCGCCTGCACGGTGCGGGGACGGTCCGGCACGAGGAAGTCATCGATCGGTACGTGGACGATGTCGTGGCGCGCATCGGTCCCCTCTCCCGCCGCCTGAAGGTGGTGTTCGATGCGGGGAACGGCGCCGGGTCCCTGGTGGCCGAGAAGCTGTTTTCGCGGCTTGGGGTCGACGGGACCTACATCTTCTGCGAGAGCGATGGCACGTTCCCGAACCACCATCCGGACCCGACGGTAGTCGAGAACCTGCACGACATTATCGCCGAGGTCGCGAAGCAGGGTGCCGACCTCGGGATTGCGTTCGACGGCGACGCCGACCGTATTGGCGTGGTCGACCGGCACGGGGGGATCGTGTGGGGGGATCACATCCTGATCATCTACGCGCGTGATGTGCTGGCGCGCACCGGGACCGGGCAGTCGATCATCTTCGACGTGAAGTGTTCGCAGGCGCTCCCGGATGCGATCACGGCCGCCGGCGGCGTGCCGGTGATGTGGAAGACCGGGCACTCACTCATCAAGGACAAGATGAAGGAAGCCCACGCCCCGATCGCCGGGGAAATGTCCGGTCACATGTTCTTCGGCGAGGGGTTCTACGGGCATGACGATGCCCTCTACGGCGGTGCCCGCCTCCTGCGCATCGTGGCCGATGCCGGGCAACAGGTGGACGAGCTGCTGGCCGATGTTCCCAAGTTTGTCTCGACGCCCGAGATTCGCGTGGACTGCCCGGAAGAGCGCAAGTTTGCCTTGGTGGCCGAGGCGGCCGCTCACTTCCGCAGCCGCTACGACGTGATCGACGTGGACGGTGTGCGCGTGCTGTTCGGGGATGGGTGGGGATTGATCCGCGCCTCCAATACCCAGCCCGTCCTGGTCACTCGATACGAAGCCCTGACCGAACCACGCCTGACGGCCATCCGGAATGAGATGGAGGGGTGGCTTCGCGCGCAGGGTGTGACCCCCTGA
- a CDS encoding NADH-quinone oxidoreductase subunit N — protein sequence MTFDLSIPGQLAAAIGPELALITGAMVLMLVSAWRPESAAHQRTVGLGSMLVTAGVLGYVLVMAQRGATAGPGVVAVDPFRWASSVVFLLATLITLALAVEYNTREGLHTAEAHVLLLFATSGMMLMAAARDLMVLFLGIELMSIAVYVLAGLNRRSNRSAEAALKYFLLGAFSTGFLLYGIALVYGATGTTNLTEIGERISQYDLAKTPMLLVGIALLLVGFAFKIAAAPFHMWAPDVYEGAPTPITGYMAAGVKAGAFAALLRVWLEAFPGAYAEWHKAVWWLAAITMVVGNVVALQQRNLKRMLAYSSIAHTGFILVALAAGTAQAATAFVFYLLAYTLATMGAFAVMLALGSAGQPREHIEDYHGLWHERPGLALAMTVFMLALLGFPIFGGMGFFAKWYVLQAALQAPAPQARLAVILVLTTTVSAGYYLGVIIAMFMKPRPAGAAALPAATGMTRLVIGASVVVILIFGVWPDPLVRLVKQHSALGGAATAQPPAAQTAAVP from the coding sequence ATGACCTTCGACCTCTCCATCCCCGGACAACTCGCGGCGGCCATTGGCCCCGAACTGGCCCTGATCACCGGTGCCATGGTCCTGATGCTCGTCTCCGCCTGGCGACCCGAGAGCGCGGCGCACCAGCGCACGGTGGGACTGGGCAGCATGCTGGTGACCGCCGGCGTTCTGGGCTATGTGCTGGTCATGGCGCAGCGCGGCGCGACCGCTGGTCCTGGCGTCGTAGCGGTTGACCCCTTCCGCTGGGCGAGTAGCGTGGTCTTCCTCCTCGCAACGCTCATCACCCTGGCGCTCGCGGTGGAGTACAACACGCGCGAGGGACTCCATACGGCGGAGGCGCACGTCCTTCTCCTGTTCGCGACCTCGGGCATGATGTTGATGGCGGCGGCACGCGACCTCATGGTGCTGTTCCTCGGCATCGAGCTCATGTCTATCGCGGTGTATGTGCTCGCCGGCCTCAACCGTCGCTCCAACCGCAGCGCCGAGGCCGCCCTGAAGTACTTCCTCCTGGGCGCGTTCTCGACCGGATTCCTCCTGTATGGGATCGCCTTGGTGTACGGCGCCACGGGAACGACGAACCTGACCGAAATCGGCGAGCGCATCAGCCAGTACGACCTCGCGAAGACGCCGATGCTGCTGGTCGGAATCGCGCTGCTCCTTGTGGGTTTCGCGTTCAAGATTGCCGCTGCGCCCTTCCACATGTGGGCGCCTGACGTGTACGAAGGTGCGCCGACGCCGATCACCGGGTACATGGCGGCCGGGGTCAAGGCCGGCGCTTTTGCCGCGCTCCTGCGGGTCTGGCTGGAGGCGTTCCCAGGGGCCTACGCCGAATGGCACAAGGCGGTGTGGTGGCTCGCCGCGATCACCATGGTGGTGGGGAACGTCGTGGCCCTGCAGCAGCGAAACCTGAAGCGCATGCTGGCCTACTCGAGCATTGCGCATACGGGCTTTATCCTGGTGGCCCTCGCGGCCGGCACGGCGCAGGCCGCCACGGCCTTCGTCTTCTATCTGCTCGCCTACACCCTGGCGACCATGGGCGCGTTCGCCGTCATGTTGGCGTTAGGCAGTGCCGGCCAACCGCGCGAGCACATCGAGGACTATCACGGATTGTGGCACGAGCGGCCCGGGCTGGCCCTGGCCATGACGGTGTTCATGCTGGCGCTGCTGGGGTTCCCGATTTTTGGCGGGATGGGGTTCTTCGCCAAGTGGTACGTCTTGCAAGCGGCCCTGCAGGCGCCCGCGCCCCAGGCTCGACTTGCGGTGATCCTGGTCCTGACCACGACCGTGTCCGCCGGGTACTACCTGGGTGTCATCATCGCCATGTTCATGAAGCCGCGGCCCGCCGGTGCGGCGGCGCTGCCCGCCGCGACCGGGATGACGCGCCTCGTCATCGGGGCATCGGTGGTCGTCATCCTCATCTTCGGAGTGTGGCCGGATCCCCTCGTGCGGCTGGTCAAGCAGCACTCGGCGTTAGGTGGCGCGGCGACCGCCCAGCCCCCCGCCGCGCAGACGGCGGCCGTTCCATGA